The nucleotide window AATCGGGCATTTTCGTTGTTTCGGGTTGATACTACACTTCCATTGAGTGCGCATCCCACAAAGGCGCCTGCCAGAGAAAGAAAAAGATGTAAACATCACAAGTGAGCGAAACAGAAACTCTGTATGACCGATCCAGTACAGATTACCAGATGTACTCATCATTGTCACCAATGGTACAAATGTAACATTCCAAACAAACATTATAAAAGAACTACACTTGGTTGGACATCAGTATGCACCCAGCTTTTGTAATAACTGAAATCATAAGAGGTTATATATGCTATTACCTCCGTATCAAAATATAGGACGTTTTTGTAGGCTAAACTAGCCAAAAAAGGTCTTATATTTTGGTATGGAGGTGGTACAATATTGAACATATCATTGTGAAATGATACCCAATAATTATACTAATAACTGTTTACAGAAGCAAATAATAATTACACAGCTAATACTGATAAAACGGTCCAAAGTACAACTGCACTTTTTTCAGTTCAAGAAGTCAGAATTGAGCAACATAAACTGCATGCTATgtcacggttttcggccacaaaGATGCACAAATACATTTTGCAAGTTATAGCACATGTTGGTGCATTGCTAGACTTAAAGTACTCCATGTTTAAGAAGATTGTACCACTGTCTGTGCAAAGTTAAAACCATCCATACATGCTGTCATCCTAACCGTTTGTGCCAAATCCAACAGGTGATGTAGCCCACCCCGAATGCAGTACAACTTATATGTAACAATTTGTTACTCAGATACTTCTATACCGCATGTTAATTTAACAAGTGGTCAGAATGTACTGTGGAAACCAGCAGTTGTTAGACTTGACCATCACGATTTCATTTTGTTCAACTGCCCAGAGGACAGAAGTACAAATTTGAATACACTAGTGTATATTTGGCCATAGGACCAATAACCAGGGTATGTGGCCACCACATATCGTACCATGGCTAAAGCCTAAAGGTCTATAGACCATTTTCTCAGGAATAAAATTCTTGGTCTAGATCACAAATTATCATAAGAAGCTAGAGCCTTCAGGAATGTTGTATATACGTGTAAACATCAAACTACTTTTACAGACAATCACAATAAAACTCAGTAGTATCTGATTATATATTGGTTGGTGACTAATACTAGTTCCCGAGTTACAAAAGCAATTTGTAAAAGCTACTCCCTCCATACCGAATTACTTGTCGTAGAAATGAATGCATCTAGGCGTATTTTTAGTTCTATGTACATCCATTTCTGTGAATtcgggacagagggagtatatacTAACCAATTTGGCGGAACCAACAATACCAAGTTTAATGTGAAATAAGGAGATGATGGTTAACAATGTAAAACACACACATATTAGTATTCATCATTCAAAACTAAAAAATAAGGACCCTGAATCCCTGATaagtgccacacgtgtggcacgaACACCTGGCAACTCCAAACGTTTTTTATGGCAAGTATAGTGACGTGAGGATGGCAGCTTTTAGTTGTCAAGCATGGCAACTTTCTTTTCGGATGGCAAGTTTCAATCTTTTGGGGGGgcttgttttttcttttttgatgGCAACTTTAGTTGTAAAAAACATCAGGGCCGGAGTGCTTCGTGCCACGTGTGGCATTTATCATTTGGGAAAAAATAACGGGACCTGGCATAGTGGCATCTACTCTAAGAACTAAGTGGTACTCTAGAGAAATTGTTTCCATTTTTTTACCGCCCTGTTTTTTAAACAGAATCAGCAAACTGGAAAAATATTGTCCAGGAGAAATTTGAACAGATAAAATTAAAAGAACAAAGTCATGTCCTGCTCAGCTACTGATGATTTCAGCCATACCTTTGCTACAACTGTATGTGTAACAGGCAGCATAACCTCCATCACCGGCACGGAAATCAGCCTCTGCCACCCTTCCAAGATGACCAGCAGAAGCACCGAAACCAGCACCAAGTGACAGATGTGCATTTCCACTGAATGTTTTAATTGCATCAGTGTTCCTCAGAACAATGATGAAGTCAGCTAACTCAGCGCCAGCCTGAAATGCAGAATGCCGGGAAATATTCCATACGCTATCAGGACTTTATAATAATACACAAGATTCTTTGATGGAAATAGAACACTTGAGAGGCCACTGACCTGAGCTCCATATCCAACACCACAAGTAGATATGGCTGAAGGAGGGGACCAAGAACCATCAGCTCTGCGAGCAATGACCAGCCCAGTACCAATTTTGTACGTGACCATCATTCCAACCTTTACCACAGTAATTATAGCAAGCCCCTTTGCTTGTCTAAGAATTGAATCAGGAATGGACTTCTCTGGATTCAGCTTTCCAACCTAAAAAATGCATTTAATCATGAAAAGCTTGGTGAGTAGTGTTCTAGTTGATCCCAAATACTAGCTGGACCAAATTAGTGAACATAAACAGGCGCTCCCTCCGTCTCAGAATAAGTgcctcaactttgtactaacttaaGTACAAATTGTACTAGAGTTGAGAAagttattttgggacggagggagtactaaattATAGGATAGGCATACCTTACAATACCCATGTATGGAATTTGCAGCCTTGTATATCTCATACTCCATCGTTGGTGCCCATGGGAGGTTTAACCATGACCTCAAGGTGCTCAGGTCTGTCAAATCTTTAGTCGGAAGTTGACAAGCACGACTTATCTGGCTCATCAAGTAAGGCTGAATACACTCAAGACGTACTCCACAAACATCACAGACCCTTTGAGGATCTGAAGTTCCGAATTTTGGAGGCATCAAGCTTCTACCCTTTGAACAGCCGCCACAGAATATCCCACCACAAAAACGACAATGATGGCGAGAGCAAATTACTGGATGGAAGCGTGCTCCACAAAGCATGCAAGAAGGAGCAGCACTATCAGGCAACCACTTTGTCGGTTCTGTCTCAAGCAGAGCATGTTCAGAACCAACACTGGCCTCTGCAAGTGTTTGAGAGTTATCCTCCAAAGCCGCTTGAAGAAGGAAGTGTGAAACTAGAGACATGCTATGCCTCCCAAAATCATATGATGCAACAGATAATAATTTATCTTTTCCTGCAACAGCCATCTCAGCGAACACATCCCACATTGTCATCTCCCTAATGTCTTCATCTATATCCCACTTATATTCGTCTTCTACGAAGTAGCCAGCATTTGAGACAAAGCCCTTTTGCCACTCCTCATGATCATGCTTTGTCATCGGTGGAACAGAAGGAGGTACCCAGATGCCAGTTTGTTGACGAAGTGGGCAATCAGAATGGACGTTTTCTCCTGATTCCTTCAAGGTGGTCATTTCATCATTGCTCTCATAAATATTGACAACACTAAGGTGGTCTTCCGTGTCATTTTCCTCAGGATCATCTTTTACCCCTTGCTCGCATATGTGGGTTCCCTGATTTAACAAGAAATCAGAGCATTTTTTAAATATGACCACAGTAACAATTGCATACAAATACGATTATGGGCATGAATTGGAAAGAAAATG belongs to Triticum urartu cultivar G1812 chromosome 7, Tu2.1, whole genome shotgun sequence and includes:
- the LOC125518863 gene encoding uncharacterized protein LOC125518863, with product MEGADHLYPSIEPYDLAPPQLDDDATAAGGGGEARVCDPPVRWDEEPKEGTHICEQGVKDDPEENDTEDHLSVVNIYESNDEMTTLKESGENVHSDCPLRQQTGIWVPPSVPPMTKHDHEEWQKGFVSNAGYFVEDEYKWDIDEDIREMTMWDVFAEMAVAGKDKLLSVASYDFGRHSMSLVSHFLLQAALEDNSQTLAEASVGSEHALLETEPTKWLPDSAAPSCMLCGARFHPVICSRHHCRFCGGIFCGGCSKGRSLMPPKFGTSDPQRVCDVCGVRLECIQPYLMSQISRACQLPTKDLTDLSTLRSWLNLPWAPTMEYEIYKAANSIHGYCKVGKLNPEKSIPDSILRQAKGLAIITVVKVGMMVTYKIGTGLVIARRADGSWSPPSAISTCGVGYGAQAGAELADFIIVLRNTDAIKTFSGNAHLSLGAGFGASAGHLGRVAEADFRAGDGGYAACYTYSCSKGAFVGCALNGSVVSTRNNENARFYGGPVKASEILLGSLAKPPAAATLYKALSTLFDKIGK